The following proteins are co-located in the Bubalus bubalis isolate 160015118507 breed Murrah chromosome 21, NDDB_SH_1, whole genome shotgun sequence genome:
- the CDHR4 gene encoding cadherin-related family member 4 isoform X8, which produces MVLLRPLALLLALVVSELYCLSWFIDVSESQGPGATLQSFSFNCSPYIPTLELLHVQPPTTFFNPPSLTRWQGTYVGKMTLSSSARLDALTVNHYELQLRFTCGNQVTEGRLSVNVQRDPNRDQCAGRFASPAGEIIQVRETVTPGTPLYTLLLPGQGAQMNITSAQDPPYFPGPFSIDGQGQLWAPSQGLKGQAQKVFQLQILVTFGQGRSCRGMLTVKVLPVPSSQVSFPQQAQNITIPENLVPGSKVAQVHARGFNVRYEIVSPVPCRLFSIARVDGVVRTTAPLELAQAPDAAVTRLRVKAFERLRPWDSAELDFQVDVQSVNRWPPRCLPGLLVTQIPETTPVGTFVNTFTCTDPDSPGSTLDYQLLFHSPASASSLCLRDGVLEVNDTLDCDAPGACLQHTASILVLDSGQPPMTTEVPVLVLVTPVNEFSPTCVSRTFRVREDARPHTLLGSVVGTDLDYPHDSIEYSISGGSAPFAVDRLNGEVRLLGPLDYELQKSYRLTVLLTDHSQDQDPTCHRSGSCTITIEVEVPSRMTPLLVTDTEVFWQPEPWLTQVVQTSSKPTQALLLNSIQGTKGSIEGFVEAPRMETPQAPSSVMSLHHFDGRAQDSREFPFFQTILHLGPLSLQTSSQYLCLPPDIHYLLFP; this is translated from the exons ATGGTGCTGCTCAGGCCCCTGGCGCTTCTTCTTGCTCTGGTTGTCTCTG AACTCTACTGCCTGTCCTGGTTCATAGATGTCTCTGAGAGCCAGGGACCTGGAGCCACCCTTCAGTCTTTCTCCTTCAACTGCTCTCCATATATACCAACCCTGGAGTTGCTCCATGTACAGCCACCCACCACCTTCTTTAACCCACCTAGCCTGACCAGGTGGCAGGGGACCTATGTGGGCAAG ATGACCTTGAGCAGCTCAGCCCGGCTGGATGCCCTGACAGTGAACCACTATGAGCTGCAGCTGAGGTTCACATGTGGCAACCAAGTGACAGAGGGTCGGCTTTCTGTGAATGTTCAGCGGGACCCTAATCGTGACCAGTGTGCTGGTCGATTTGCCAGCCCAG CTGGGGAAATTATTCAGGTTCGAGAAACTGTCACACCTGGGACCCCGCTGTACACTCTGCTGCTCCCAGGCCAGGGAGCCCAG ATGAACATCACTAGTGCCCAGGACCCTCCGTACTTCCCTGGACCTTTCTCCATCGATGGGCAAGGTCAGCTGTGGGCACCATCCCAGGGACTCAAAGGCCAGGCTCAAAAG GTCTTCCAGCTTCAGATCCTAGTGACCTTTGGACAAGGCCGAAGCTGCCGTGGGATGCTGACGGTTAAAGTTTTGCCTGTTCCCTCTAGCCAAGTCTCTTTCCC GCAGCAAGCCCAGAACATCACCATTCCCGAAAACCTGGTTCCCGGAAGTAAGGTGGCTCAGGTCCACGCCCGGGGCTTCAACGTGCGCTACGAAATCGTCTCCCCGGTGCCCTGCCGGCTCTTCTCCATAGCACGCG TCGACGGCGTGGTCCGGACCACCGCGCCCCTGGAGCTAGCGCAAGCCCCGGACGCCGCGGTCACTAGGCTGCGGGTGAAGGCCTTCGAGCGACTCCGGCCGTGGGACAGCGCCGAGCTTGATTTCCAGGTGGACGTGCAGTCGGTCAACCGCTGGCCCCCGCGctgcctcccagggctgctgGT GACTCAGATCCCTGAGACCACGCCTGTGGGCACCTTCGTGAATACTTTCACTTGCACTGACCCGGACTCTCCTGGCTCCACCCTGGACTACCAACTGCTGTTCCACAGCCCTGCCAGCGCTTCCAGCCTCTGCCTGCGAGACGGAGTCCTGGAG GTGAATGACACGCTGGACTGTGACGCTCCTGGCGCCTGCTTGCAGCATACAGCCTCCATCCTGGTGCTTGACAGTGGTCAGCCTCCGATGACCA CTGAGGTGCCTGTGCTGGTGCTGGTGACACCCGTCAACGAGTTCTCCCCAACCTGCGTCTCACGCACATTCCGGGTTCGTGAGGATGCAAGGCCCCACACCCTGCTGGGCTCTGTGGTGGGCACAGACCTGGATTACCCCCACGACAGCATTGAGTACTCCATCTCTGGCGGGTCCGCCCCCTTTGCTGTGGACCGTCTCAATG GGGAGGTTCGCCTCCTGGGGCCTTTGGACTATGAGCTGCAGAAGTCGTACAGGCTCACTGTCCTGCTGACTGACCACAGCCAAGACCAGGACCCTACCTGCCACCGTTCAGGCTCCTGCACCATCACCATTGAGGTTGAG GTGCCTTCAAGGATGACACCCCTGCTTGTGACAGACACGGAGGTTTTCTGGCAGCCGGAGCCCTG GTTGACCCAGGTGGTACAGACATCAAGCAAACCCACCCAGGCTTTACTGCTAAACAG TATCCAGGGAACTAAGGGATCCATTGAAGGGTTTGTGGAGGCCCCGAGGATGGAGACACCCCAGGCACCCAGCAGTGTCATGAGCCTG CACCATTTTGATGGCAGAGCCCAGGACTCCCGTGAGTTCCCCTTTTTCCAAACCATTCTCCACTTGGGCCCACTTTCTCTCCAGACCTCATCTCAATATCTCTGCCTACCACCAGACATCCACTATCTACTCTTTCCCTGA
- the CDHR4 gene encoding cadherin-related family member 4 isoform X3: MVLLRPLALLLALVVSELYCLSWFIDVSESQGPGATLQSFSFNCSPYIPTLELLHVQPPTTFFNPPSLTRWQGTYVGKMTLSSSARLDALTVNHYELQLRFTCGNQVTEGRLSVNVQRDPNRDQCAGRFASPAGEIIQVRETVTPGTPLYTLLLPGQGAQMNITSAQDPPYFPGPFSIDGQGQLWAPSQGLKGQAQKVFQLQILVTFGQGRSCRGMLTVKVLPVPSSQVSFPQQAQNITIPENLVPGSKVAQVHARGFNVRYEIVSPVPCRLFSIARVDGVVRTTAPLELAQAPDAAVTRLRVKAFERLRPWDSAELDFQVDVQSVNRWPPRCLPGLLVTQIPETTPVGTFVNTFTCTDPDSPGSTLDYQLLFHSPASASSLCLRDGVLEVNDTLDCDAPGACLQHTASILVLDSGQPPMTTEVPVLVLVTPVNEFSPTCVSRTFRVREDARPHTLLGSVVGTDLDYPHDSIEYSISGGSAPFAVDRLNGEVRLLGPLDYELQKSYRLTVLLTDHSQDQDPTCHRSGSCTITIEVEQDVNDHAPECEPPFQELTVYAHLGRSLEVTTVSCRVAQEPQRLAFSYRIVGGNSQSRFSLRGAVLVYNDLMLGAPWPEQPHTYDLLIRVADAGPSTPHLSTTATVIVHIVPWRASTGATSIHRTTVPSRMTPLLVTDTEVFWQPEPWFVVVLTVTSALLLLGLGWFLSWLLRGLTQVVQTSSKPTQALLLNSIQGTKGSIEGFVEAPRMETPQAPSSVMSLHHFDGRAQDSRTGRDYLFNTHTGARRWL; this comes from the exons ATGGTGCTGCTCAGGCCCCTGGCGCTTCTTCTTGCTCTGGTTGTCTCTG AACTCTACTGCCTGTCCTGGTTCATAGATGTCTCTGAGAGCCAGGGACCTGGAGCCACCCTTCAGTCTTTCTCCTTCAACTGCTCTCCATATATACCAACCCTGGAGTTGCTCCATGTACAGCCACCCACCACCTTCTTTAACCCACCTAGCCTGACCAGGTGGCAGGGGACCTATGTGGGCAAG ATGACCTTGAGCAGCTCAGCCCGGCTGGATGCCCTGACAGTGAACCACTATGAGCTGCAGCTGAGGTTCACATGTGGCAACCAAGTGACAGAGGGTCGGCTTTCTGTGAATGTTCAGCGGGACCCTAATCGTGACCAGTGTGCTGGTCGATTTGCCAGCCCAG CTGGGGAAATTATTCAGGTTCGAGAAACTGTCACACCTGGGACCCCGCTGTACACTCTGCTGCTCCCAGGCCAGGGAGCCCAG ATGAACATCACTAGTGCCCAGGACCCTCCGTACTTCCCTGGACCTTTCTCCATCGATGGGCAAGGTCAGCTGTGGGCACCATCCCAGGGACTCAAAGGCCAGGCTCAAAAG GTCTTCCAGCTTCAGATCCTAGTGACCTTTGGACAAGGCCGAAGCTGCCGTGGGATGCTGACGGTTAAAGTTTTGCCTGTTCCCTCTAGCCAAGTCTCTTTCCC GCAGCAAGCCCAGAACATCACCATTCCCGAAAACCTGGTTCCCGGAAGTAAGGTGGCTCAGGTCCACGCCCGGGGCTTCAACGTGCGCTACGAAATCGTCTCCCCGGTGCCCTGCCGGCTCTTCTCCATAGCACGCG TCGACGGCGTGGTCCGGACCACCGCGCCCCTGGAGCTAGCGCAAGCCCCGGACGCCGCGGTCACTAGGCTGCGGGTGAAGGCCTTCGAGCGACTCCGGCCGTGGGACAGCGCCGAGCTTGATTTCCAGGTGGACGTGCAGTCGGTCAACCGCTGGCCCCCGCGctgcctcccagggctgctgGT GACTCAGATCCCTGAGACCACGCCTGTGGGCACCTTCGTGAATACTTTCACTTGCACTGACCCGGACTCTCCTGGCTCCACCCTGGACTACCAACTGCTGTTCCACAGCCCTGCCAGCGCTTCCAGCCTCTGCCTGCGAGACGGAGTCCTGGAG GTGAATGACACGCTGGACTGTGACGCTCCTGGCGCCTGCTTGCAGCATACAGCCTCCATCCTGGTGCTTGACAGTGGTCAGCCTCCGATGACCA CTGAGGTGCCTGTGCTGGTGCTGGTGACACCCGTCAACGAGTTCTCCCCAACCTGCGTCTCACGCACATTCCGGGTTCGTGAGGATGCAAGGCCCCACACCCTGCTGGGCTCTGTGGTGGGCACAGACCTGGATTACCCCCACGACAGCATTGAGTACTCCATCTCTGGCGGGTCCGCCCCCTTTGCTGTGGACCGTCTCAATG GGGAGGTTCGCCTCCTGGGGCCTTTGGACTATGAGCTGCAGAAGTCGTACAGGCTCACTGTCCTGCTGACTGACCACAGCCAAGACCAGGACCCTACCTGCCACCGTTCAGGCTCCTGCACCATCACCATTGAGGTTGAG CAGGATGTGAACGACCATGCCCCCGAGTGTGAGCCCCCATTTCAGGAACTCACCGTCTACGCTCACCTGGGCCGTAGTTTGGAGGTGACCACAGTGTCGTGTCGGGTGGCCCAGGAGCCCCAGCGCCTGGCTTTCTCCTACAGAATTGTGGGAG GGAATAGTCAGAGCCGATTCAGCCTGCGAGGAGCTGTCCTAGTGTACAACGACCTCATGTTGGGCGCCCCCTGGCCAGAGCAGCCCCATACATATGACCTATTGATCCGTGTGGCCGATGCaggcccctccaccccccacctcagCACCACGGCCACTGTCATTGTGCATATAGTGCCCTGGAGGGCCAGCACAGGGGCCACCAGCATCCACAGAACCACA GTGCCTTCAAGGATGACACCCCTGCTTGTGACAGACACGGAGGTTTTCTGGCAGCCGGAGCCCTGGTTTGTGGTGGTGCTGACAGTGACcagtgcccttctcctcctgggttTGGGCTGGTTCCTCAGCTGGCTCCTGCGGGG GTTGACCCAGGTGGTACAGACATCAAGCAAACCCACCCAGGCTTTACTGCTAAACAG TATCCAGGGAACTAAGGGATCCATTGAAGGGTTTGTGGAGGCCCCGAGGATGGAGACACCCCAGGCACCCAGCAGTGTCATGAGCCTG CACCATTTTGATGGCAGAGCCCAGGACTCCC GTACAGGCAGAGATTACCTGTTCAACACGCACACGGGAGCCCGACGCTGGCTCTGA
- the CDHR4 gene encoding cadherin-related family member 4 isoform X4 → MVLLRPLALLLALVVSELYCLSWFIDVSESQGPGATLQSFSFNCSPYIPTLELLHVQPPTTFFNPPSLTRWQGTYVGKMTLSSSARLDALTVNHYELQLRFTCGNQVTEGRLSVNVQRDPNRDQCAGRFASPAGEIIQVRETVTPGTPLYTLLLPGQGAQMNITSAQDPPYFPGPFSIDGQGQLWAPSQGLKGQAQKVFQLQILVTFGQGRSCRGMLTVKVLPVPSSQVSFPQQAQNITIPENLVPGSKVAQVHARGFNVRYEIVSPVPCRLFSIARVDGVVRTTAPLELAQAPDAAVTRLRVKAFERLRPWDSAELDFQVDVQSVNRWPPRCLPGLLVTQIPETTPVGTFVNTFTCTDPDSPGSTLDYQLLFHSPASASSLCLRDGVLEVNDTLDCDAPGACLQHTASILVLDSGQPPMTTEVPVLVLVTPVNEFSPTCVSRTFRVREDARPHTLLGSVVGTDLDYPHDSIEYSISGGSAPFAVDRLNGEVRLLGPLDYELQKSYRLTVLLTDHSQDQDPTCHRSGSCTITIEVEDVNDHAPECEPPFQELTVYAHLGRSLEVTTVSCRVAQEPQRLAFSYRIVGGNSQSRFSLRGAVLVYNDLMLGAPWPEQPHTYDLLIRVADAGPSTPHLSTTATVIVHIVPWRASTGATSIHRTTVPSRMTPLLVTDTEVFWQPEPWFVVVLTVTSALLLLGLGWFLSWLLRGLTQVVQTSSKPTQALLLNSIQGTKGSIEGFVEAPRMETPQAPSSVMSLHHFDGRAQDSRTGRDYLFNTHTGARRWL, encoded by the exons ATGGTGCTGCTCAGGCCCCTGGCGCTTCTTCTTGCTCTGGTTGTCTCTG AACTCTACTGCCTGTCCTGGTTCATAGATGTCTCTGAGAGCCAGGGACCTGGAGCCACCCTTCAGTCTTTCTCCTTCAACTGCTCTCCATATATACCAACCCTGGAGTTGCTCCATGTACAGCCACCCACCACCTTCTTTAACCCACCTAGCCTGACCAGGTGGCAGGGGACCTATGTGGGCAAG ATGACCTTGAGCAGCTCAGCCCGGCTGGATGCCCTGACAGTGAACCACTATGAGCTGCAGCTGAGGTTCACATGTGGCAACCAAGTGACAGAGGGTCGGCTTTCTGTGAATGTTCAGCGGGACCCTAATCGTGACCAGTGTGCTGGTCGATTTGCCAGCCCAG CTGGGGAAATTATTCAGGTTCGAGAAACTGTCACACCTGGGACCCCGCTGTACACTCTGCTGCTCCCAGGCCAGGGAGCCCAG ATGAACATCACTAGTGCCCAGGACCCTCCGTACTTCCCTGGACCTTTCTCCATCGATGGGCAAGGTCAGCTGTGGGCACCATCCCAGGGACTCAAAGGCCAGGCTCAAAAG GTCTTCCAGCTTCAGATCCTAGTGACCTTTGGACAAGGCCGAAGCTGCCGTGGGATGCTGACGGTTAAAGTTTTGCCTGTTCCCTCTAGCCAAGTCTCTTTCCC GCAGCAAGCCCAGAACATCACCATTCCCGAAAACCTGGTTCCCGGAAGTAAGGTGGCTCAGGTCCACGCCCGGGGCTTCAACGTGCGCTACGAAATCGTCTCCCCGGTGCCCTGCCGGCTCTTCTCCATAGCACGCG TCGACGGCGTGGTCCGGACCACCGCGCCCCTGGAGCTAGCGCAAGCCCCGGACGCCGCGGTCACTAGGCTGCGGGTGAAGGCCTTCGAGCGACTCCGGCCGTGGGACAGCGCCGAGCTTGATTTCCAGGTGGACGTGCAGTCGGTCAACCGCTGGCCCCCGCGctgcctcccagggctgctgGT GACTCAGATCCCTGAGACCACGCCTGTGGGCACCTTCGTGAATACTTTCACTTGCACTGACCCGGACTCTCCTGGCTCCACCCTGGACTACCAACTGCTGTTCCACAGCCCTGCCAGCGCTTCCAGCCTCTGCCTGCGAGACGGAGTCCTGGAG GTGAATGACACGCTGGACTGTGACGCTCCTGGCGCCTGCTTGCAGCATACAGCCTCCATCCTGGTGCTTGACAGTGGTCAGCCTCCGATGACCA CTGAGGTGCCTGTGCTGGTGCTGGTGACACCCGTCAACGAGTTCTCCCCAACCTGCGTCTCACGCACATTCCGGGTTCGTGAGGATGCAAGGCCCCACACCCTGCTGGGCTCTGTGGTGGGCACAGACCTGGATTACCCCCACGACAGCATTGAGTACTCCATCTCTGGCGGGTCCGCCCCCTTTGCTGTGGACCGTCTCAATG GGGAGGTTCGCCTCCTGGGGCCTTTGGACTATGAGCTGCAGAAGTCGTACAGGCTCACTGTCCTGCTGACTGACCACAGCCAAGACCAGGACCCTACCTGCCACCGTTCAGGCTCCTGCACCATCACCATTGAGGTTGAG GATGTGAACGACCATGCCCCCGAGTGTGAGCCCCCATTTCAGGAACTCACCGTCTACGCTCACCTGGGCCGTAGTTTGGAGGTGACCACAGTGTCGTGTCGGGTGGCCCAGGAGCCCCAGCGCCTGGCTTTCTCCTACAGAATTGTGGGAG GGAATAGTCAGAGCCGATTCAGCCTGCGAGGAGCTGTCCTAGTGTACAACGACCTCATGTTGGGCGCCCCCTGGCCAGAGCAGCCCCATACATATGACCTATTGATCCGTGTGGCCGATGCaggcccctccaccccccacctcagCACCACGGCCACTGTCATTGTGCATATAGTGCCCTGGAGGGCCAGCACAGGGGCCACCAGCATCCACAGAACCACA GTGCCTTCAAGGATGACACCCCTGCTTGTGACAGACACGGAGGTTTTCTGGCAGCCGGAGCCCTGGTTTGTGGTGGTGCTGACAGTGACcagtgcccttctcctcctgggttTGGGCTGGTTCCTCAGCTGGCTCCTGCGGGG GTTGACCCAGGTGGTACAGACATCAAGCAAACCCACCCAGGCTTTACTGCTAAACAG TATCCAGGGAACTAAGGGATCCATTGAAGGGTTTGTGGAGGCCCCGAGGATGGAGACACCCCAGGCACCCAGCAGTGTCATGAGCCTG CACCATTTTGATGGCAGAGCCCAGGACTCCC GTACAGGCAGAGATTACCTGTTCAACACGCACACGGGAGCCCGACGCTGGCTCTGA
- the CDHR4 gene encoding cadherin-related family member 4 isoform X6, with protein sequence MVLLRPLALLLALVVSELYCLSWFIDVSESQGPGATLQSFSFNCSPYIPTLELLHVQPPTTFFNPPSLTRWQGTYVGKMTLSSSARLDALTVNHYELQLRFTCGNQVTEGRLSVNVQRDPNRDQCAGRFASPAGEIIQVRETVTPGTPLYTLLLPGQGAQMNITSAQDPPYFPGPFSIDGQGQLWAPSQGLKGQAQKVFQLQILVTFGQGRSCRGMLTVKVLPVPSSQVSFPQQAQNITIPENLVPGSKVAQVHARGFNVRYEIVSPVPCRLFSIARVDGVVRTTAPLELAQAPDAAVTRLRVKAFERLRPWDSAELDFQVDVQSVNRWPPRCLPGLLVTQIPETTPVGTFVNTFTCTDPDSPGSTLDYQLLFHSPASASSLCLRDGVLEVNDTLDCDAPGACLQHTASILVLDSGQPPMTREVRLLGPLDYELQKSYRLTVLLTDHSQDQDPTCHRSGSCTITIEVEQDVNDHAPECEPPFQELTVYAHLGRSLEVTTVSCRVAQEPQRLAFSYRIVGGNSQSRFSLRGAVLVYNDLMLGAPWPEQPHTYDLLIRVADAGPSTPHLSTTATVIVHIVPWRASTGATSIHRTTVPSRMTPLLVTDTEVFWQPEPWFVVVLTVTSALLLLGLGWFLSWLLRGLTQVVQTSSKPTQALLLNSIQGTKGSIEGFVEAPRMETPQAPSSVMSLHHFDGRAQDSREFPFFQTILHLGPLSLQTSSQYLCLPPDIHYLLFP encoded by the exons ATGGTGCTGCTCAGGCCCCTGGCGCTTCTTCTTGCTCTGGTTGTCTCTG AACTCTACTGCCTGTCCTGGTTCATAGATGTCTCTGAGAGCCAGGGACCTGGAGCCACCCTTCAGTCTTTCTCCTTCAACTGCTCTCCATATATACCAACCCTGGAGTTGCTCCATGTACAGCCACCCACCACCTTCTTTAACCCACCTAGCCTGACCAGGTGGCAGGGGACCTATGTGGGCAAG ATGACCTTGAGCAGCTCAGCCCGGCTGGATGCCCTGACAGTGAACCACTATGAGCTGCAGCTGAGGTTCACATGTGGCAACCAAGTGACAGAGGGTCGGCTTTCTGTGAATGTTCAGCGGGACCCTAATCGTGACCAGTGTGCTGGTCGATTTGCCAGCCCAG CTGGGGAAATTATTCAGGTTCGAGAAACTGTCACACCTGGGACCCCGCTGTACACTCTGCTGCTCCCAGGCCAGGGAGCCCAG ATGAACATCACTAGTGCCCAGGACCCTCCGTACTTCCCTGGACCTTTCTCCATCGATGGGCAAGGTCAGCTGTGGGCACCATCCCAGGGACTCAAAGGCCAGGCTCAAAAG GTCTTCCAGCTTCAGATCCTAGTGACCTTTGGACAAGGCCGAAGCTGCCGTGGGATGCTGACGGTTAAAGTTTTGCCTGTTCCCTCTAGCCAAGTCTCTTTCCC GCAGCAAGCCCAGAACATCACCATTCCCGAAAACCTGGTTCCCGGAAGTAAGGTGGCTCAGGTCCACGCCCGGGGCTTCAACGTGCGCTACGAAATCGTCTCCCCGGTGCCCTGCCGGCTCTTCTCCATAGCACGCG TCGACGGCGTGGTCCGGACCACCGCGCCCCTGGAGCTAGCGCAAGCCCCGGACGCCGCGGTCACTAGGCTGCGGGTGAAGGCCTTCGAGCGACTCCGGCCGTGGGACAGCGCCGAGCTTGATTTCCAGGTGGACGTGCAGTCGGTCAACCGCTGGCCCCCGCGctgcctcccagggctgctgGT GACTCAGATCCCTGAGACCACGCCTGTGGGCACCTTCGTGAATACTTTCACTTGCACTGACCCGGACTCTCCTGGCTCCACCCTGGACTACCAACTGCTGTTCCACAGCCCTGCCAGCGCTTCCAGCCTCTGCCTGCGAGACGGAGTCCTGGAG GTGAATGACACGCTGGACTGTGACGCTCCTGGCGCCTGCTTGCAGCATACAGCCTCCATCCTGGTGCTTGACAGTGGTCAGCCTCCGATGACCA GGGAGGTTCGCCTCCTGGGGCCTTTGGACTATGAGCTGCAGAAGTCGTACAGGCTCACTGTCCTGCTGACTGACCACAGCCAAGACCAGGACCCTACCTGCCACCGTTCAGGCTCCTGCACCATCACCATTGAGGTTGAG CAGGATGTGAACGACCATGCCCCCGAGTGTGAGCCCCCATTTCAGGAACTCACCGTCTACGCTCACCTGGGCCGTAGTTTGGAGGTGACCACAGTGTCGTGTCGGGTGGCCCAGGAGCCCCAGCGCCTGGCTTTCTCCTACAGAATTGTGGGAG GGAATAGTCAGAGCCGATTCAGCCTGCGAGGAGCTGTCCTAGTGTACAACGACCTCATGTTGGGCGCCCCCTGGCCAGAGCAGCCCCATACATATGACCTATTGATCCGTGTGGCCGATGCaggcccctccaccccccacctcagCACCACGGCCACTGTCATTGTGCATATAGTGCCCTGGAGGGCCAGCACAGGGGCCACCAGCATCCACAGAACCACA GTGCCTTCAAGGATGACACCCCTGCTTGTGACAGACACGGAGGTTTTCTGGCAGCCGGAGCCCTGGTTTGTGGTGGTGCTGACAGTGACcagtgcccttctcctcctgggttTGGGCTGGTTCCTCAGCTGGCTCCTGCGGGG GTTGACCCAGGTGGTACAGACATCAAGCAAACCCACCCAGGCTTTACTGCTAAACAG TATCCAGGGAACTAAGGGATCCATTGAAGGGTTTGTGGAGGCCCCGAGGATGGAGACACCCCAGGCACCCAGCAGTGTCATGAGCCTG CACCATTTTGATGGCAGAGCCCAGGACTCCCGTGAGTTCCCCTTTTTCCAAACCATTCTCCACTTGGGCCCACTTTCTCTCCAGACCTCATCTCAATATCTCTGCCTACCACCAGACATCCACTATCTACTCTTTCCCTGA